GGGGGATGTTGTTTTCGTTTAATCTAGAGTTTGCGTTATTCGGAAACATAAGTCGCATACTCTCTGGTATCGTTACGATTACAAAACGCTAAGATAACGTCATCATAAAGATTAACATACTTTTTCACTAAAGCCCCATCATTAAAATCTTCTTTAATGAATTGTGGCGCTTCCATCCTTATTTTTTTTCTAACATCTAAAGCTAAATAAGCTTTAGTCAAGTTTTCTTTAATGCTTTCGGCTGCTAAAGTAGTAATCCAACCTAAATCTTTTTCTATTACATAATCTGCTAAACCTACTTCATTCGATAACAAAACTGCTGTGCCTACACTTAAACTTTCAATCACCACGTTGGCAAAATTCTCATTATATGAAGTTAGCACCATTAAATCATGTTCAGCCAAAAGCTTAAATTTGTTCTCATTTTTAACCTGCCCAATCCAATTGATTCGATCACTAATCCCTAACCTCTCAACCCTAACCACTAACCCTTCTATATACGCCGGTGCTCCACTTCCCGCAATCGTCAAAGTCCAATCCGCATCAAACTTTGCTAAAGCATCGAATAATAATTCTAAGCCTTTTTTTTCCTCAATACGAGATAGAAAGATAAGCTTGAAAGTTGCTTGAGTTGTTGAGTTGGATAGTTGTTGAGTTGTTTGCTTTTTCTCCTCTTGATACTCGCTACTAGCCTCTTGATACTCACTACTTGCTTCTTGATACTCGCTACTTGCCTCTTGATACTCACTACTTGATACTTGATACTCGCTACTTGATTCTAACTCCACCAAATTCGCAATTACAGTAATACTCTTAGGCCTAATAAATTTTAAAATATCTTCTTTTTCCTTTTCACTCGTAGCGTGGATATGGCAATACCTTAATAATCTTTTACCTATTAGCCAATGGATAATTGATTTAAACCCAACATTTCTATTGCCTAAGGTATATTCAGTAAGCATACCTCTTGGTGATAAAACAACTGGCACATTATACCATTTCGCTATCCAACAACTCAATATCGAAACTAAATTCCACCAAGCGTGGATATGTACAATTAAATTCCCCTCCTCTGGAGGGGTGGCAGCTTTTCGCTGACGGGGTGGTTTTGATTGCTCACTGGGTGTCTTTAACTTGTCGATAGACGATGGACGATGGACGATAGACGAAAGTTGTTGCCGAAGAATCTCTCTCCTCAATCCCCACAACAACCCCGGAGAAAAATGAGTATGATCCTTAGTTAACCTTTTAAAATAAGTAACCCCAACGCCATCCACCAACTGACTAACCCCAGGAACAACAGCTAACTCCGTTTTGCCATTTGCAGTGGTGGTAAAAACTTCAACAGTTAAACTGTCACCCTCAGCGCCTGCCTGTCCGGTAGGCAGGGAGTCGAAGGGCTCATCGCCAACCTCTCT
The sequence above is drawn from the Pedobacter frigiditerrae genome and encodes:
- a CDS encoding XrtY-associated glycosyltransferase XYAG1 is translated as MRIIHITAAYKPAYIYGGPTMSVAKLCEALGGLGGSSLEVREVGDEPFDSLPTGQAGAEGDSLTVEVFTTTANGKTELAVVPGVSQLVDGVGVTYFKRLTKDHTHFSPGLLWGLRREILRQQLSSIVHRPSSIDKLKTPSEQSKPPRQRKAATPPEEGNLIVHIHAWWNLVSILSCWIAKWYNVPVVLSPRGMLTEYTLGNRNVGFKSIIHWLIGKRLLRYCHIHATSEKEKEDILKFIRPKSITVIANLVELESSSEYQVSSSEYQEASSEYQEASSEYQEASSEYQEEKKQTTQQLSNSTTQATFKLIFLSRIEEKKGLELLFDALAKFDADWTLTIAGSGAPAYIEGLVVRVERLGISDRINWIGQVKNENKFKLLAEHDLMVLTSYNENFANVVIESLSVGTAVLLSNEVGLADYVIEKDLGWITTLAAESIKENLTKAYLALDVRKKIRMEAPQFIKEDFNDGALVKKYVNLYDDVILAFCNRNDTREYATYVSE